In Hoeflea ulvae, one genomic interval encodes:
- the omp10 gene encoding outer membrane lipoprotein Omp10, with product MKLHRIIAIGALAGLLAACQSPSYSPRPIAVQPQGIEGQWVDPNGIISSFSAGRFETRTTDTNSLLAEGSYRHISDQMVEIELTSLLRQTTSRVNCALAGSSQLNCTSSTGAQFTLVRRV from the coding sequence ATGAAACTGCACCGCATCATCGCCATCGGCGCGCTTGCCGGCCTTTTGGCCGCCTGCCAGTCACCCTCCTACAGCCCGCGTCCTATCGCGGTCCAGCCTCAGGGCATCGAAGGCCAGTGGGTTGATCCCAACGGCATCATTTCGAGCTTTTCGGCCGGCCGGTTCGAGACCCGCACCACCGACACCAATTCGCTGCTGGCGGAAGGATCCTACCGTCACATCTCCGACCAGATGGTCGAGATTGAGCTGACCTCGTTGCTGCGCCAGACCACATCGCGGGTCAATTGCGCGCTTGCCGGATCGTCCCAGCTCAACTGCACATCTTCGACCGGCGCGCAGTTCACCTTGGTACGCCGCGTCTAG
- a CDS encoding phenylacetate--CoA ligase family protein, whose product MTSHFDDRETRTPDRRERETFESLRTLLERSHKRLPALDAWLGHPDPTALVDRAALAKLPVLRKPDLMQMQEASPPFGGLADPDALKGNRVFMSPGPVWEPQGLGIDPWASARALFAAGFRSGDVVHNALAYHMTPGGFILDEGARALGCLVFPAGAGNTEAQIDAMVRLKPSGFTGTPDYLKIILEKADELGHDVSSIKRALVSGGALFPSLRQYYADRQVSVLQCYATADLGVIAYESADAEGGFHPGMIVNEAIIVEIVRPGTNDPVPEGEVGELVVTTLNPGYPLIRFGTGDLSAILPGQSPCGRTGPRIQGWMGRADQRTKIKGMFVDPKQVAELLRAHPDIARARLVVSRASDADMMTLMVEPAPGATPDTAAIEATLTALTKLRGKVEIAASASLPNDGKVIADERDYSA is encoded by the coding sequence ATGACCAGCCATTTCGACGATCGCGAAACCCGCACGCCTGACAGGCGCGAACGGGAAACCTTCGAAAGCCTGCGGACATTGCTCGAGCGCAGCCACAAGCGGCTGCCTGCGCTTGATGCCTGGCTCGGACATCCCGACCCGACAGCCCTTGTGGACCGGGCCGCGCTGGCGAAACTTCCGGTCCTGCGCAAGCCCGACCTGATGCAGATGCAGGAGGCCAGCCCGCCTTTTGGCGGTCTTGCCGATCCCGACGCCCTGAAGGGCAACCGCGTGTTCATGTCGCCCGGACCTGTCTGGGAGCCGCAGGGGCTGGGCATCGACCCCTGGGCCTCGGCCCGCGCCCTGTTTGCCGCGGGCTTCCGCTCCGGCGACGTCGTGCACAATGCGCTCGCATACCACATGACCCCGGGCGGGTTTATCCTCGACGAAGGCGCCCGGGCGCTGGGATGCCTGGTCTTTCCCGCCGGCGCAGGCAACACCGAAGCCCAGATCGACGCCATGGTCCGGCTCAAGCCATCGGGCTTCACCGGCACGCCGGACTATCTCAAGATCATCCTCGAAAAGGCCGACGAACTGGGCCACGACGTCTCCTCAATCAAGCGCGCACTGGTCTCTGGCGGCGCGCTGTTTCCGTCCCTGCGGCAATATTACGCTGACCGGCAGGTCTCGGTGCTACAGTGCTATGCGACAGCGGATCTCGGTGTCATCGCCTATGAGAGCGCCGACGCCGAGGGCGGCTTCCATCCCGGCATGATCGTCAATGAAGCAATCATCGTCGAAATCGTCCGTCCCGGCACCAATGATCCGGTGCCCGAGGGCGAAGTCGGCGAACTGGTCGTCACCACCCTCAATCCCGGCTATCCGCTGATCCGTTTCGGCACCGGCGATCTGTCTGCAATCCTGCCGGGCCAGTCGCCCTGTGGCCGCACAGGGCCGCGAATTCAGGGCTGGATGGGCCGCGCCGACCAGCGCACCAAGATCAAGGGCATGTTCGTCGACCCCAAACAGGTGGCCGAGCTTCTCAGGGCGCATCCGGACATCGCCCGCGCCCGGCTGGTCGTCAGCCGCGCCAGCGACGCCGACATGATGACGCTGATGGTCGAACCGGCACCGGGCGCAACACCGGACACAGCCGCAATCGAAGCAACATTGACGGCGCTGACCAAGCTGCGCGGCAAGGTCGAGATTGCAGCCTCGGCAAGCCTTCCCAATGACGGCAAGGTGATCGCCGACGAGCGTGATTATTCCGCTTGA
- a CDS encoding 5'-nucleotidase C-terminal domain-containing protein yields the protein MNTLIKRALLSASILGLSSGAAFADYTLNILHINDWHSRIESNNKYESTCSAEDETEGKCFGGAARLVTAIADRRSALDGSNVLLLNGGDNFQGSLFYTTYKGTVEAEFLNLMKFDAMTVGNHEFDDGEEALVPFLDVIEFPVLSANVAASASSKVGDRIKPSIVLEVGGEKIGIIGAVTNDTPDIASPGPNILIADDIQTITAEVEKLQAQGINKIIALTHVGYPRDKELIAKIPGVDVVVGGHSHSLLSNTDDKAEGPYPTMIDNPDGYKVPVTQAASYSKYLGEFTVTFDDNGIVKEAKGDPLLLDSSITPDEGVLARIKELGAPIEELKTRLVSSTTAPIDGGRDTCRAGECEMGNLVADAMIDRVGDQGVTIAIQNGGGLRASIDAGEISMGEVLSVLPFQNTLATFEMKGADIVSALENGVSQIEDGGGRFAQVAGLRYTFDKNAEAGSRIVSVEVKSGDGFEPIDPDAVYGVATNNYMRGGGDGYSIFASAGMNAYDFGPGLEQVVADYLAKNNPYTPYTDGRVVAAATEMAPAAEPEAEAAPAAEAAAPAAETAPAAEAAPAAETAAEPAIEMTPGTAPVQVPEPLAGFKDLSNSAPVIAEEAKPAEDAAMTKEAPAATDAAMPAEQHVVAAGDTLWDLAKTYYGDGAMWTKIAEANASATATDLTIGSTLTIPAK from the coding sequence ATGAACACACTCATCAAACGGGCGCTTTTGTCCGCGTCCATACTGGGCCTGAGCTCAGGCGCGGCCTTTGCCGATTACACGCTGAACATCCTGCATATCAATGACTGGCACAGCCGCATTGAATCCAACAACAAATATGAATCCACCTGTTCGGCAGAAGATGAGACCGAAGGCAAGTGCTTTGGCGGCGCCGCACGTCTGGTGACAGCCATCGCCGACCGTCGTTCCGCGCTCGACGGCAGCAATGTGCTGCTGCTCAATGGTGGCGACAACTTCCAAGGCTCGCTGTTTTACACCACCTACAAGGGCACCGTCGAAGCCGAGTTTCTCAATCTGATGAAGTTCGACGCCATGACCGTGGGCAACCACGAGTTTGATGACGGCGAGGAAGCTCTGGTTCCGTTTCTCGACGTGATCGAATTTCCGGTGCTTTCGGCCAATGTCGCAGCCAGCGCCTCCTCCAAGGTCGGCGACCGGATCAAGCCGTCCATCGTCCTTGAGGTCGGTGGCGAGAAGATCGGCATCATCGGTGCGGTCACCAACGACACTCCCGACATTGCCTCTCCCGGCCCCAATATCCTGATTGCCGACGACATCCAGACAATCACCGCCGAGGTCGAGAAGCTGCAGGCGCAAGGCATCAACAAGATCATCGCGCTGACCCATGTCGGCTATCCGCGCGACAAGGAATTGATTGCGAAGATCCCGGGCGTCGATGTCGTTGTCGGCGGTCACTCGCACTCGCTGCTGTCCAACACCGACGACAAGGCCGAAGGGCCTTATCCGACGATGATCGACAACCCGGACGGTTACAAGGTTCCGGTCACCCAGGCCGCGTCCTACTCGAAATATCTCGGCGAATTCACCGTGACCTTCGATGACAACGGCATCGTCAAGGAAGCCAAGGGCGATCCGCTGCTGCTCGACAGCTCGATCACCCCCGATGAAGGCGTGCTGGCACGCATCAAGGAACTCGGCGCACCGATCGAGGAACTGAAGACACGTCTGGTCTCCTCCACTACCGCACCGATCGACGGCGGCCGCGACACCTGCCGCGCCGGCGAATGCGAAATGGGCAACCTGGTGGCGGACGCGATGATCGACCGGGTCGGCGATCAGGGCGTGACCATCGCCATCCAGAACGGCGGCGGTCTGCGCGCCTCCATCGATGCCGGTGAAATCTCCATGGGCGAAGTGCTCTCGGTGCTGCCGTTCCAGAACACGCTGGCCACATTCGAGATGAAGGGTGCCGACATTGTCTCTGCCCTCGAAAACGGCGTCAGCCAGATCGAGGATGGCGGCGGTCGTTTCGCACAGGTCGCGGGTCTTCGCTACACCTTCGACAAGAACGCCGAGGCCGGCTCGCGGATCGTCTCCGTCGAAGTCAAGTCGGGTGACGGCTTCGAACCCATCGATCCCGATGCCGTCTATGGCGTGGCCACCAACAACTACATGCGTGGCGGCGGCGATGGCTATTCCATCTTCGCGTCCGCCGGTATGAACGCCTATGACTTCGGCCCCGGCCTTGAACAGGTGGTTGCCGACTATCTGGCCAAGAACAACCCCTACACACCCTACACCGATGGCCGGGTGGTGGCCGCAGCAACCGAAATGGCGCCAGCCGCCGAACCTGAGGCGGAAGCGGCTCCGGCTGCCGAGGCAGCGGCACCTGCGGCAGAAACAGCTCCTGCTGCAGAGGCTGCACCTGCAGCAGAAACCGCCGCGGAACCGGCGATTGAAATGACCCCCGGCACGGCGCCGGTTCAGGTTCCCGAGCCGCTCGCAGGCTTCAAGGATCTCAGCAATTCCGCTCCGGTGATTGCCGAGGAGGCCAAGCCCGCCGAAGATGCGGCCATGACCAAGGAGGCGCCTGCAGCCACCGACGCCGCCATGCCGGCCGAGCAACATGTCGTTGCTGCCGGCGACACATTGTGGGATCTCGCCAAGACCTATTATGGCGATGGCGCAATGTGGACGAAGATTGCCGAAGCCAATGCATCCGCAACGGCCACGGACCTGACGATCGGATCCACCCTGACTATCCCCGCCAAGTAG
- the hemH gene encoding ferrochelatase, giving the protein MDTILNTRVILSDEASRSVGELPPEHPPVKIQKIGVLLVNLGTPDGTDYKSMRRYLKEFLTDRRVIEWSRVFWYPILFGIVLNTRPGRVGKAYETIWNKDLDESYLRTYTRNQADRLGASLAAHPSVKVDWAMRYGQPSIPDKLQALKDAGCDRIVLFPLYPQYAAATTATVNDKAFQAMMDMRWQPALRTVPPYHDDPAYIEAIANSIETHIAGLDWKPEVVLASFHGIPQSYFLKGDPYHCQCLKTARLVRERLGWSKEKLVPTFQSRFGPEEWLQPYTDKTVEKMAQDGVKRMAVINPGFVSDCLETLEEIAVEAAETFHHNGGEHFTHIPCLNDSDGGMKVLETIVRRELQGWV; this is encoded by the coding sequence ATGGACACCATCTTGAACACTCGCGTGATCCTGTCTGACGAGGCCAGCCGCAGCGTGGGCGAACTGCCGCCCGAACATCCGCCGGTCAAAATCCAGAAGATCGGCGTTCTGCTGGTCAATCTCGGCACGCCCGACGGCACCGATTACAAGTCGATGCGGCGCTATCTCAAGGAGTTCCTCACCGACAGGCGGGTGATCGAATGGTCACGTGTGTTCTGGTACCCGATCCTGTTCGGCATCGTTCTCAACACCCGGCCCGGGCGTGTCGGCAAGGCCTATGAGACGATCTGGAACAAGGATCTCGATGAAAGCTATCTGCGGACCTATACCCGCAACCAGGCTGACAGGCTCGGCGCCTCGCTGGCGGCCCATCCCTCGGTCAAGGTCGACTGGGCAATGCGCTATGGCCAGCCTTCAATTCCCGACAAGCTGCAGGCGCTCAAGGATGCCGGCTGTGACCGCATCGTGCTGTTTCCGCTCTATCCGCAATATGCTGCCGCCACCACCGCTACGGTCAATGACAAGGCCTTCCAGGCGATGATGGACATGCGCTGGCAGCCGGCGCTGCGAACCGTTCCGCCCTATCATGACGATCCGGCCTATATCGAGGCGATCGCCAATTCGATCGAGACCCATATCGCCGGTCTCGACTGGAAACCGGAAGTGGTTCTGGCCTCCTTTCACGGCATTCCGCAATCCTATTTCCTCAAGGGCGACCCCTATCACTGCCAGTGCCTGAAGACCGCGCGGCTGGTCCGCGAGCGGCTGGGCTGGTCGAAGGAAAAGCTGGTCCCGACCTTCCAGTCGCGCTTCGGGCCGGAAGAATGGCTGCAGCCCTACACCGACAAGACCGTCGAGAAGATGGCCCAGGACGGCGTCAAGCGCATGGCGGTGATCAATCCCGGCTTCGTCTCCGACTGCCTCGAAACGCTCGAGGAAATCGCCGTCGAGGCAGCCGAGACTTTCCATCACAACGGCGGCGAGCACTTCACCCATATCCCCTGCCTCAATGATTCCGATGGCGGTATGAAAGTGCTTGAAACCATTGTCAGGCGCGAATTGCAGGGCTGGGTCTGA
- a CDS encoding SPFH domain-containing protein translates to MLGLDITVIVVVVIAILVLFSGIKTVPQGFAFTVERFGRYTKTLTPGLNIIVPFVDRIGRKINIMEQVLDIPTQEVITGDNASVSADAVSFYQVLNAAEAAYEVSNLEQALLNLTMTNIRSVMGSMDLDELLSNRDAINDRLLRVVDQAAAPWGIKITRIEIKDIAPPVDLVEAMGRQMKAEREKRADVLEAEGSRNAQILRAEGAKQSAILEAEGRRDAAFRDAEARERLAEAEAKATQMMSVAIAEGDPAAINYFVAQKYTEALGQIASAKNQKVIFMPLEASALIGSLGGIGAIARDVFGRDGDPSPASPSSAPRQSRSTTTPGISAGLTPERDA, encoded by the coding sequence ATGTTGGGACTGGATATCACGGTCATCGTCGTCGTCGTCATCGCAATTCTGGTGCTGTTTTCCGGGATCAAGACTGTGCCGCAGGGCTTTGCCTTCACAGTCGAGCGCTTTGGCCGCTACACCAAGACGCTGACGCCGGGACTGAACATCATCGTTCCCTTCGTCGACCGGATCGGCCGCAAGATCAACATCATGGAACAGGTGCTCGACATTCCCACCCAGGAAGTCATCACCGGGGACAATGCGTCGGTTTCCGCCGATGCGGTGTCGTTCTACCAGGTCCTCAATGCTGCCGAGGCCGCCTACGAGGTCTCGAATCTCGAACAGGCGCTGCTCAATCTGACCATGACCAATATCCGCTCGGTGATGGGGTCGATGGATCTGGACGAACTTCTGTCCAACCGCGACGCGATCAATGACCGGCTGCTGCGTGTCGTCGATCAGGCCGCAGCTCCCTGGGGCATAAAGATCACCCGCATCGAGATCAAGGACATCGCCCCGCCGGTGGATCTGGTCGAAGCGATGGGCCGGCAGATGAAGGCCGAACGCGAAAAGCGCGCGGATGTGCTGGAAGCCGAAGGCTCGCGCAATGCCCAGATCCTGCGGGCCGAAGGCGCCAAGCAATCCGCCATCCTCGAGGCCGAAGGCCGTCGCGACGCCGCATTCCGCGACGCCGAGGCCCGCGAACGGCTGGCCGAGGCCGAGGCCAAGGCGACGCAGATGATGTCGGTCGCGATCGCCGAAGGTGATCCCGCAGCGATCAACTACTTCGTTGCGCAGAAATACACCGAAGCGCTGGGTCAGATCGCCTCGGCAAAGAACCAGAAGGTCATCTTCATGCCGCTCGAAGCCTCCGCCCTGATCGGCAGCCTGGGCGGCATCGGTGCAATCGCCCGCGACGTGTTCGGCAGGGATGGCGACCCGTCACCGGCCAGTCCATCGTCCGCGCCGCGCCAGTCGCGCAGCACCACCACCCCCGGCATTTCCGCCGGACTGACCCCGGAGCGGGACGCATGA
- a CDS encoding NfeD family protein: MIAGLAAELGPWIWWIIGLVFLGLEILIPGVFLLWIGLAAIIVGALSFPLWGTQVWGWQLQVLIFAVLAVVMALVGRKLTGSNAESDQPMLNRRTEGLVGRTATLQDAINDGKGRIRLDDTTWIVEGPELPAGARVRIVAAQAGSLTVEPA, encoded by the coding sequence ATGATTGCCGGACTGGCAGCCGAGCTCGGCCCGTGGATCTGGTGGATCATCGGGCTGGTGTTTCTCGGGCTCGAGATCCTGATCCCGGGCGTCTTTCTGCTCTGGATCGGACTGGCGGCGATCATCGTCGGCGCCCTGTCCTTCCCGCTATGGGGCACGCAAGTCTGGGGCTGGCAATTGCAGGTGCTGATTTTCGCTGTGCTGGCGGTGGTGATGGCGCTTGTCGGCCGCAAGCTCACCGGATCGAATGCGGAAAGCGACCAGCCAATGCTCAACCGCCGCACCGAAGGACTGGTCGGACGCACGGCAACCCTGCAAGATGCCATCAATGACGGCAAGGGCCGCATCAGGCTTGATGACACGACCTGGATCGTCGAGGGCCCGGAACTGCCCGCCGGCGCACGGGTGCGCATTGTCGCCGCGCAAGCCGGCAGCCTCACTGTCGAGCCTGCCTGA
- a CDS encoding KpsF/GutQ family sugar-phosphate isomerase produces MKKILENYPTQDIVLSAGRTIRTEKNGLDALAAALENGLAEPFVRAVEALGVITGRVIVTGVGKSGHIGAKIAATLASTGTPSHFVHPAEANHGDLGMIARDDAILVLSWSGESAELKGILAYSRRFQIPLVAFTAGEQSTLAREADIVMLLPREQEACPHGLAPTTSTLMQLALGDALAVALLEAKGFTAGDFHTFHPGGQLGANLAHVADVMHTGDSVPLVPSGTPAQAAIMTLSQCKFGCVGVTGPDGRLIGIVTDGDVARNLGQNLVDRPIDTIMTSAPKTIAPTALASTAMAILNQNAIGALIVTDQNLLPIGIVHFHDLLRIGVA; encoded by the coding sequence ATGAAGAAGATCCTGGAAAACTACCCGACCCAAGATATCGTGCTTTCGGCGGGGCGCACGATCCGGACCGAGAAGAATGGTCTGGATGCGCTCGCCGCAGCCCTGGAAAATGGTCTGGCGGAGCCGTTCGTGCGGGCTGTCGAGGCCTTGGGCGTGATCACCGGCCGGGTGATTGTCACCGGTGTCGGCAAGAGCGGACATATCGGCGCGAAGATCGCCGCAACGCTGGCCTCGACCGGGACACCGTCGCATTTCGTCCACCCGGCGGAAGCAAATCACGGCGACCTGGGAATGATCGCGCGCGACGATGCGATCCTGGTGCTGTCCTGGTCCGGCGAAAGCGCCGAGCTCAAGGGCATCCTTGCCTATTCCCGCCGGTTCCAGATCCCGCTGGTGGCGTTCACGGCCGGCGAGCAATCCACCCTGGCGCGGGAAGCCGATATCGTCATGCTGCTGCCGCGCGAGCAGGAGGCCTGTCCGCATGGCCTGGCGCCGACCACATCAACCCTGATGCAACTGGCCCTGGGCGACGCGTTGGCGGTTGCGCTGCTGGAAGCCAAGGGCTTTACAGCCGGCGATTTTCACACCTTCCATCCCGGCGGCCAGCTGGGCGCCAATCTGGCGCATGTCGCCGATGTCATGCACACCGGCGATTCGGTGCCGCTGGTGCCCTCGGGCACGCCGGCGCAGGCAGCCATCATGACGCTTTCCCAGTGCAAGTTCGGATGTGTGGGTGTGACAGGTCCCGATGGCCGGCTGATCGGCATTGTCACCGATGGCGATGTGGCGCGCAATCTGGGGCAAAACCTGGTCGACAGGCCGATCGACACGATCATGACCAGCGCGCCGAAGACGATCGCGCCGACAGCGCTTGCCAGCACCGCCATGGCCATCCTCAACCAGAATGCCATCGGCGCGCTGATCGTGACCGATCAGAACCTGTTGCCGATCGGCATCGTCCATTTCCATGATCTGCTCAGGATCGGCGTGGCCTGA
- a CDS encoding outer membrane beta-barrel protein, which yields MRNPSDKIQTKATALRAGYRLGVSAACLLSALAAAQAQSVNGSSTLPETYDLRGTTTQASTPQSRAAATLYGALPTSRDDQASLPGIEEAIGTTQADAPTQQTDTAQPQDQTGSIAPPTQLSQADQDFADSLGAQNARIGTVDGLPEAEQPDPSAVPGFMLGTLTLRPTIDQKIVRETVSFGADKTSRTYSETTVSGTLQSDWSRHQLAIDGSASWEENISGTGTESPEADLDARLNLDLANDLTAIIGAGYSYSQESSTDANAIAGAATQSGIHDLRASVGLQRDLGLLRGTTTLEMTRTLYGDVTLPDGGTVAVNDRDTVGAELTTRIGYALSPALIPFLEASVGREKYDQRIDSTGAERSSNTYGVRAGAEIDMGEKLSGELAAGYLLRELDDASLNDISGLTLDGTLTWSPLRGTSVLLGVATTVEAATAAGESGAIVYQLNSGLTQQIHSAVVARLGGTAEFTNYTAGGGRGDERIYGASAGLTWSINRYLDLEAEASYELTRNPGIPDEKTTRIGLGLKLRR from the coding sequence ATGCGCAATCCCAGCGACAAGATACAGACGAAAGCGACAGCGCTCCGCGCGGGCTATCGCCTGGGCGTGTCCGCGGCCTGCCTGCTGTCGGCGCTTGCTGCCGCTCAGGCGCAATCCGTCAATGGTTCGTCCACCCTCCCCGAGACCTACGACTTGCGCGGCACCACCACCCAGGCCTCCACGCCGCAATCAAGGGCCGCAGCCACCCTGTATGGCGCTCTGCCGACAAGCCGCGATGACCAGGCTTCGCTGCCCGGCATTGAGGAGGCAATCGGCACCACTCAAGCCGACGCACCGACGCAGCAGACGGATACGGCGCAGCCGCAAGACCAGACCGGCAGCATTGCCCCGCCCACCCAGCTGAGCCAGGCCGACCAGGACTTTGCCGACAGTCTCGGAGCCCAGAATGCCCGGATCGGCACCGTCGACGGGCTGCCTGAAGCAGAGCAGCCCGATCCCTCTGCGGTTCCGGGCTTCATGCTCGGAACCTTGACGCTGCGACCGACAATTGATCAGAAGATCGTGCGCGAGACCGTCAGCTTCGGGGCGGACAAGACCAGCCGGACCTACAGCGAGACGACCGTATCCGGCACCCTGCAGTCGGACTGGTCGCGCCATCAGCTTGCCATCGACGGTTCGGCGAGCTGGGAGGAAAACATTTCCGGCACCGGCACAGAATCGCCGGAGGCCGATCTCGATGCGCGTCTGAACCTTGATCTGGCAAATGACCTCACTGCGATCATCGGCGCGGGTTACAGCTATTCCCAGGAAAGCAGCACCGATGCCAATGCCATCGCCGGTGCGGCAACACAGTCAGGCATCCACGATCTGCGCGCCAGCGTCGGCCTGCAGCGGGATCTCGGCCTGTTGCGCGGCACCACCACTCTGGAAATGACCCGCACGCTCTATGGCGATGTCACCCTGCCCGATGGCGGCACGGTCGCCGTCAATGATCGCGACACCGTCGGCGCCGAACTCACCACCCGCATCGGCTATGCGCTGTCACCGGCGCTGATTCCCTTTCTGGAAGCCTCGGTCGGGCGCGAGAAATACGACCAGCGTATCGACAGCACCGGCGCCGAGCGCTCCTCGAACACCTATGGCGTGCGTGCCGGCGCCGAGATCGACATGGGCGAGAAGCTCTCCGGGGAACTGGCGGCAGGCTATCTTCTGCGGGAGCTCGATGACGCCAGCCTGAATGATATTTCCGGTCTCACCCTGGACGGCACCCTCACCTGGTCGCCGCTTCGCGGAACCAGTGTCCTGCTGGGCGTGGCCACGACGGTGGAAGCAGCCACGGCAGCCGGCGAATCGGGCGCGATCGTCTACCAGCTCAATTCCGGCCTGACCCAGCAGATCCACAGTGCCGTTGTGGCCCGCCTGGGCGGCACGGCGGAGTTTACCAATTACACCGCTGGCGGCGGCCGCGGCGACGAGCGCATCTATGGCGCCTCGGCCGGCCTGACCTGGAGCATCAACCGCTATCTCGACCTGGAGGCCGAGGCCAGCTACGAACTGACCCGCAACCCGGGCATTCCCGACGAGAAGACCACCCGCATCGGGCTCGGCCTGAAATTGCGGAGATGA
- the galU gene encoding UTP--glucose-1-phosphate uridylyltransferase GalU, whose protein sequence is MSEFRKIRKAVLPVAGLGTRFLPATKAVPKEMLTVVDKPVVQYVVEEAMEAGIEHFVFVTGRNKAVIEDHFDIQFELEAMLRERGKTVELRSLEDMLPKAGATSFTRQQAPLGLGHAVWCARDIVGDEPFALLLPDMVMRDRVGCMTGMVELYNKVGGNIVAVGECDPDLAHKYGIVGKGEELDGGFRITEMVEKPAAGTAPSNFFINGRYILQPEIFDILSRQERGAGNEIQVTDAMLKLADEQSFSAYPFGGETYDCGSKEGFILANVAFALEREDIRPRVEAALKSLINRA, encoded by the coding sequence ATGAGCGAATTCCGCAAGATCAGAAAAGCAGTTCTCCCGGTTGCCGGACTGGGAACCCGCTTTCTGCCGGCGACCAAAGCCGTGCCCAAGGAAATGCTGACCGTTGTCGACAAGCCGGTGGTCCAATACGTCGTTGAAGAGGCGATGGAAGCCGGCATCGAACATTTTGTCTTTGTCACCGGACGCAACAAGGCGGTGATCGAAGACCATTTCGATATCCAGTTCGAACTGGAAGCAATGCTGCGCGAACGCGGCAAGACCGTCGAATTGCGATCGCTCGAAGACATGCTGCCAAAGGCGGGCGCCACCAGCTTCACCCGCCAGCAGGCGCCGCTTGGCCTGGGCCATGCCGTGTGGTGTGCCCGCGACATCGTCGGTGACGAACCCTTTGCCCTGCTGCTGCCGGACATGGTGATGCGCGACCGGGTCGGCTGCATGACGGGCATGGTGGAGCTCTACAACAAGGTTGGCGGCAATATCGTCGCCGTGGGCGAGTGTGATCCCGATCTCGCCCACAAATACGGCATCGTCGGCAAGGGCGAGGAGCTCGACGGCGGCTTCCGCATCACCGAAATGGTCGAAAAGCCCGCCGCCGGCACAGCGCCGTCGAATTTCTTCATCAATGGCCGCTACATCCTGCAGCCGGAAATTTTCGACATCCTGTCCAGGCAGGAACGTGGCGCCGGCAACGAGATCCAGGTGACGGACGCCATGCTCAAGCTTGCCGATGAGCAATCCTTCTCGGCCTATCCCTTTGGCGGAGAAACCTATGACTGCGGCTCCAAGGAAGGTTTCATCCTGGCCAATGTCGCCTTTGCGCTTGAACGGGAAGATATCCGGCCGCGCGTCGAAGCCGCGCTGAAGAGCCTGATCAACCGCGCCTAG